The Chlamydiota bacterium region GAATTACAGTAATTTTGAATTTTCATTATAGAAAATTTTACATTATATCAGCTTTAAAAGCAACAGGAACTTTGCCTAAGTAGCGGAGGGGGAAAGGATCTGAGGCTTTTATGGGAGCGTGCGATAAAAGATTTTTGAAATGCTCTTTATCAAAAAATCCTTGTTCTGTGGGGAGTTTTTCTTTGAGTTTTTCAGGCTCAAGAGAAACAAAAAAATCCACAGATTCATCGAGGAGTTCTTCTTTGGTGTAGACCTTGGGGTCTGTAAGGTTTACAAGTCCGTTGGTATTATCGCAAAGAGCTCCATAGAAACCTGCCACGCGGGCATCCAAGACAATCAAAAAGCGCCCTTTTTTTTTCGTATCGATCGCTTTCATTGCATCAAAAGGGATGAGGGGAATATTGAGTGCAAAACTTAGCGCTTTGGCAATGCTAAGAGCGATACGGATACCTGTATAAGATCCAGGTCCGCGGCCAATAGCAATGGCACCGAGAGTTTTGAGATGCTCTTTTTCAATGAGAGGTAAAAGATGTTTTGAGCTTTGCTCTTGGGGCTTAAGTTCTTTATAAAAAGTGATTGTGTTGTCTTCTAAAATAGCGACAAATGGTAGAGGTGTTGAAGAATCCAAAATTAATACTTTCATTTTAATACTTTCATTAAGATTTATTGCTAGATCAAAACGCTATTGTCCTATATATTGAAAATAAATCCAAGCATTTATACAAGTAGAAATATAAGACATTTTTAGGAGAAGATATTGGACGAAGGACCTGTTAGAGAAGATTTTGAAGATTTTGAAATTGAACATCTTCCTGAGATCAAGGATCTTGCCAAGTTAGATGAACCAGATGAGCTTTATGTTGTGCCTTTAACCAGGCGGCCTTTTTTCCCTGGTATGGCAGCACCCATTGTGATCGAAGTAGGCGCCTATTATGATGTGCTCAAACTCATTGCAAATGCCCCTCAAAAATTGATTGGACTTTTTCTTACAAAAAAAGAGAATGCCGATGTCTACAAGGTGGGTCTAAAAGATTTGTATCGGGTGGGTGTGTGCGCACGCATTTTGCGTGTTGTACCCATTGAAACAGGGGGCGCACAAGTTGTGCTCAATATGGAAAAACGTGTCTCTATTTTGGGACCATCGCCAAGGAAAACAAAACACTTAAAAGCAAAAGTCAATTATAAC contains the following coding sequences:
- the tsaB gene encoding tRNA threonylcarbamoyladenosine biosynthesis protein TsaB — encoded protein: MKVLILDSSTPLPFVAILEDNTITFYKELKPQEQSSKHLLPLIEKEHLKTLGAIAIGRGPGSYTGIRIALSIAKALSFALNIPLIPFDAMKAIDTKKKGRFLIVLDARVAGFYGALCDNTNGLVNLTDPKVYTKEELLDESVDFFVSLEPEKLKEKLPTEQGFFDKEHFKNLLSHAPIKASDPFPLRYLGKVPVAFKADIM